A single region of the Coregonus clupeaformis isolate EN_2021a chromosome 16, ASM2061545v1, whole genome shotgun sequence genome encodes:
- the LOC121572609 gene encoding interferon-induced very large GTPase 1: MDAAVADLSSPGEITVHYVGSDSVSLSWLPSDPARSYELTYSCDTQREILSIQGSNSANVEGLFPGTEYTFSVTSVTEDRNLSAVITMSMYTKPVPPDKVKIDQVSRESVSLSWDKPIGVVEACLVTCSCDGEEVQKITTESNTLTFSSLSPGVKYSFHVSTVLKNGTQSKSAVKYGRTKTHLESLLLDLGLEQHYTEKLTLSTVLQIDEKTVTDEPAQTLSALPWTFLKRLMMVNVTARSVKCTSSGGEASCDASFCNIDLDLESLVDSLDSSNVVNPLDIVTALFLCSNGFLQQEMVLKMSMCQFSVPLLLHNCDTEECTLMLWAMRDIVKKFRPHSLADSRGFVEDRIVLSDLPMVSFVRLGECSLSKSQILNKLLSNPQQYHDTFVHHDMECGDSPRRISNGLVEISWYLPSGKKNIDIFGEAIAVTNLRGDISSFETQYSFLCQTSAAVFVFFDNLDTKYKLLTSQHTKAQLFLVGNTQSKSFSIDALKKAAAELNLKKSSIILKTKQINDADFVKNLRNTVGELIKNSKSKMPLEQMAEVAHELGILVDEDCKECQSAKQNADAITSKIHHTPQYKESQLPLQGQIWKELARLEKEECRLRKAGNQNLEMYKSELQTEKRQLREQQRRYDMSEAMTCFINAISSTGLERSYFLKWMRMNLDNMARKNLSSLRELYKEKSQNSSENKDEIEDLDRQISNSSLGTEHFLREMGQLYESAVLLEETEESRQQLKHLPRLCAELLLDGFPLELVDGDASNIPMRWVSDVLHQLNILVQPKSKILVVTVLGVQSTGKSTLLNTMFGVQFAVSSGRCTRGAFMLLIKVKDDFKKELNCDFLVIIDTEGLKSPELAQLNDSYEHDNELATLVVGLSDVTIINIAMENSTEMKDILQIVVHAFLRMKEVGKKPKCQFVHQNVADVSAHDKNMRDRKLLLEQLNEMTQAAARMENKEENKSFTDVMEYNPETGNWYIPGLWHGNPPMAPVNAGYSESVYEFKKNMIEVFQNCEVSRNNIMDFLEWTKSLWNAVKYENFIFSFRNSLVADAYMKLCIEFSKWEWSFRKHMHTWMTNAEIRISNFGTIAMKYQTEDVRDFLRHLKSEASIELVKWEKTLLDNLTKYYEQADGHVYLVERYREDFANSTKSLKREIENSVLSKLEAGVEIQQGMNKLDTIKKNYTVVMEKRVLKLLEDCRKNKYQRSDQELDREFEKVWEETVKELSFTGLKKEDIVSHVLNLLRSNMMQKAVNEKLNKVKLEDHGTKPFIVSPKGFLKKLVKSIYTDENTRKTQAMADNLIAKCQEFVGETVQKKTNYHDTYIQEILHMIEEKLEANKNLGTSDTFEVSIKLYICGFASRAFQAMHEQFICDNNPRWCLEQFKGKYLADFKDLFSGQDQCQKKAAEFTSLCLRPAVEAYVTNSLGPEIVDEMLMGQNALQFSSRTFFQYSILKQLLSAFNFDNYVSYICHYEAFVKNWILDEILKRFSQGNKMFELEKYQLNGIIKVINEAISKAQTEENSDIKELIQDICRELGEKLVIPQDALEATMILNSSNQEQFAHWLETSVLEMEQSLTEEFQKAGDVKKKLERQKIKPQNELFTRVFGCGKQCPFCEAPCEVGGEAHNEHCASIHRPQGLGQFRFNNSMKLCTDICSSAVFSEGSFKCYETNAEFHPLKKYRDIFPNWHIPADPSIQASDYWKYVMAKFNKEFAIQYGAHPGDIPTAWKQITKKQAENSLRESFSMN, translated from the exons ATGGATGCTGCTGTAGCAG ACCTCTCCTCCCCTGGAGAGATAACAGTTCACTATGTTGGCAGTGACTCTGTTTCTCTGAGCTGGCTTCCTTCTGACCCTGCACGGAGTTACGAGTTGACCTACTCCTGCGACACCCAGAGAGAGATCCTGTCTATCCAAGGTTCCAACAGCGCTAATGTGGAAGGCCTGTTTCCAGGGACGGAGTACACTTTCAGCGTCACATCGGTCACTGAAGATAGGAATCTGAGCGCAGTGATCACAATGTCCATGTATACAA AACCCGTGCCACCTGATAAGGTAAAGATTGACCAAGTCAGCAGGGAATCAGTGTCTCTGAGTTGGGACAAACCGATTGGTGTCGTTGAGGCATGTCTCGTGACCTGTTCCTGTGATGGAGAGGAAGTCCAGAAGATAACAACAGAGTCCAACACCCTGACCTTCTCCAGTCTGAGTCCAGGTGTCAAGTATTCCTTCCACGTTTCTACGGTGCTGAAGAACGGGACCCAAAGCAAGTCGGCTGTGAAATATGGCCGCACAA AAACCCACCTGGAGAGTTTGCTGCTGGACCTGGGGTTGGAGCAACACTACACAGAGAAGCTCACCCTGAGCACGGTGCTCCAGATAGATGAGAAGACAGTCACAGATGAACCTGCTCAGACTCTCTCAGCCCTGCCATGGACTTTCCTAAAGAGGTTAATGatggttaatgtgactgctaggAGTGTAAAATGTACCTCATCAGGAGGTGAGGCAAGTTGTGATGCTTCATTTTGCAACATAGATCTAGATCTGGAGAGTCTGGTTGATAGCCTGGACTCTAGTAATGTTGTAAACCCCTTAGACATTGTGACTGCTCTCTTTCTGTGTTCCAATGGTTTTCTCCAGCAAGAGATGGTTTTGAAAATGTCAATGTGTCAGTTTTCAGTGCCCCTGCTTCTCCACAATTGTGACACAGAAGAGTGCACGCTAATGCTCTGGGCCATGAGAGACATTGTCAAGAAGTTCAGACCGCATTCGTTGGCAGATTCCAGAGGATTTGTTGAAGACAGGATTGTTCTCTCTGACCTCCCCATGGTCTCTTTTGTCAGATTGGGCGAGTGTTCTTTGTCCAAGTCTCAGATTCTAAACAAGCTACTGAGTAATCCTCAACAGTATCACGACACGTTTGTCCACCACGACATGGAATGTGGTGATAGCCCAAGGAGAATATCCAATGGATTGGTTGAGATAAGCTGGTACCTCCCAAGTGGGAAAAAAAACATTGATATTTTTGGTGAAGCTATTGCTGTAACCAATCTTAGAGGGGACATCAGTTCTTTTGAAACACAATATTCCTTTCTTTGCCAGACCTCTGCAGCAGTCTTTGTGTTCTTTGACAACCTGGACACCAAGTACAAGCTACTGACCAGCCAACACACCAAGGCTCAGCTGTTTCTAGTGGGTAACACACAGAGCAAGAGCTTCAGCATTGATGCTTTGAAGAAAGCAGCAGCAGAGTTGAACTTGAAGAAAAGCAGCATCATCCTGAAGACCAAACAGATAAATGATGCAGACTTTGTGAAGAACCTGCGAAACACAGTTGGTGAGTTGATTAAGAATTCAAAGTCCAAAATGCCATTGGAGCAGATGGCTGAAGTGGCACATGAGCTTGGAATCCTGGTTGATGAGGACTGCAAAGAATGTCAGAGTGCCAAGCAAAATGCTGACGCAATCACGTCAAAAATTCATCACACACCACAGTATAAGGAAAGTCAGCTTCCCTTGCAAGGACAGATTTGGAAGGAGCTGGCACGTCTAGAGAAGGAGGAATGCAGACTGCGGAAAGCTGGGAACCAGAACCTAGAGATGTACAAAAGTGAACTCCAAACAGAGAAGAGACAACTTAGGGAACAGCAAAGGAGGTATGACATGTCAGAGGCAATGACCTGCTTCATAAATGCAATATCAAGCACAGGGCTAGAAAGGTCCTACTTCTTGAAATGGATGAGAATGAACCTGGACAATATGGCTCGTAAAAACCTTTCTAGCCTTAGAGAACTGTACAAAGAAAAGTCTCAGAATTCATCTGAAAACAAAGATGAAATTGAAGACCTTGACAGACAGATTTCAAACAGTTCTTTGGGAACTGAGCATTTCTTACGTGAAATGGGTCAACTGTATGAATCTGCAGTCTTACTGGAAGAAACTGAAGAGTCAAGGCAACAACTAAAGCACCTGCCCAGACTATGTGCTGAGTTGCTTCTGGATGGGTTTCCTCTGGAACTGGTGGATGGAGACGCGTCTAACATACCTATGAGATGGGTGAGTGATGTGTTGCATCAGCTCAATATCTTGGTGCAACCGAAGAGCAAGATCCTGGTGGTAACCGTTCTAGGTGTTCAGAGCACGGGAAAGTCCACTCTATTGAACACAATGTTTGGAGTGCAGTTCGCAGTCAGTAGCGGCAGATGCACAAGAGGGGCCTTCATGCTGCTCATTAAAGTCAAAGACGACTTCAAAAAAGAGCTGAACTGCGACTTCTTAGTGATCATCGACACAGAAGGGCTGAAGTCGCCGGAGCTGGCACAGCTTAATGACAGCTACGAGCATGACAATGAGCTAGCCACACTTGTTGTTGGGCTGAGTGATGTCACAATAATCAATATTGCCATGGAGAACTCGACAGAGATGAAGGACATCCTGCAGATCGTGGTCCACGCTTTTCTCCGGATGAAAGAGGTGGGAAAGAAACCCAAGTGTCAGTTCGTCCACCAGAACGTGGCTGATGTCTCGGCACATGATAAGAACATGAGAGACCGGAAATTGCTGCTAGAGCAATTGAACGAGATGACCCAGGCAGCAGCCAGAATGGAAAACAAGGAGGAGAACAAGAGCTTCACTGATGTGATGGAGTACAACCCGGAAACTGGTAACTGGTACATCCCTGGACTTTGGCACGGAAACCCCCCAATGGCACCCGTCAACGCCGGTTACAGTGAGTCCGTATACGAGTTCAAAAAGAACATGATCGAGGTCTTCCAGAACTGTGAAGTCTCTAGGAACAACATCATGGACTTTCTGGAGTGGACCAAAAGCCTGTGGAATGCTGTGAAGTATGAAAACTTCATCTTCAGCTTCAGAAACAGTCTGGTGGCTGATGCTTACATGAAGTTGTGCATTGAGTTCAGTAAGTGGGAATGGTCATTCAGAAAGCACATGCACACATGGATGACAAATGCTGAAATAAGGATTTCCAACTTCGGGACAATAGCAATGAAATATCAAACAGAAGACGTGAGGGATTTTCTCCGTCATTTGAAAAGTGAAGCCTCAATAGAACTTGTCAAATGGGAAAAGACACTTCTTGACAACCTGACCAAGTACTATGAACAGGCAGATGGACATGTCTACTTggtggagagatacagagaggattTTGCAAACAGCACCAAAAGTCTTAAAAGGGAGATAGAAAACTCTGTTCTAAGTAAACTGGAAGCTGGTGTTGAGATTCAACAAGGAATGAACAAGCTTGACACAATCAAGAAGAACTACACAGTGGTGATGGAGAAAAGGGTGCTGAAGTTGCTTGAGGACTGCAGAAAGAACAAATATCAGAGGTCAGATCAGGAGCTTGACAGAGAATTTGAAAAGGTGTGGGAGGAAACTGTGAAGGAGCTCTCTTTTACAGGATTGAAGAAAGAAGACATTGTGAGCCATGTTCTCAACCTGCTCCGGTCTAACATGATGCAGAAGGCAGTGAATGAAAAGTTGAACAAAGTGAAACTTGAAGATCATGGAACAAAACCCTTCATAGTCTCTCCCAAGGGGTTCTTAAAGAAGTTAGTGAAGAGCATTTACACGGATGAGAACACAAGAAAAACCCAGGCCATGGCAGACAACCTCATAGCCAAATGCCAAGAGTTTGTGGGAGAGACTGTTCAAAAGAAAACAAACTACCATGACACATACATTCAAGAGATCCTGCACATGATTGAAGAGAAGTTGGAAGCCAACAAAAATCTTGGGACAAGCGATACATTTGAAGTCTCCATTAAATTGTACATTTGTGGGTTTGCATCCAGGGCTTTCCAAGCAATGCATGAACAGTTCATATGTGACAACAATCCTCGTTGGTGCCTTGAACAGTTCAAAGGTAAATACTTGGCAGACTTCAAAGACTTGTTCAGTGGACAAGATCAGTGTCAGAAGAAAGCTGCGGAGTTCACCAGCCTGTGTCTCAGACCTGCAGTAGAAGCCTATGTCACCAATTCTCTAGGTCCAGAAATTGTTGATGAAATGCTGATGGGACAGAATGCCCTTCAATTCAGCTCTCGGACATTTTTCCAGTACTCTATCCTAAAGCAACTGCTGTCAGCATTCAACTTTGACAACTATGTGAGCTACATTTGTCACTATGAAGCCTTTGTCAAGAATTGGATTTTGGATGAAATCTTGAAACGCTTTTCACAAGGGAACAAAATGTTTGAATTGGAGAAGTATCAACTCAATGGGATTATCAAAGTAATCAATGAGGCAATCTCAAAGGCACAGACTGAAGAGAACAGCGACATAAAGGAATTAATTCAGGACATATGCAGGGAACTTGGAGAGAAGCTGGTCATTCCCCAAGATGCGTTGGAAGCCACTATGATCCTCAACAGTTCCAACCAGGAACAGTTTGCCCACTGGCTCGAAACATCTGTGTTGGAGATGGAACAGTCTCTGACAGAAGAATTCCAAAAAGCAGGGGATGTGAAAAAGAAATTGGAAAGACAGAAAATCAAGCCGCAAAACGAGCTGTTCACAAGAGTGTTTGGCTGCGGGAAGCAGTGTCCATTCTGCGAGGCACCATGTGAGGTAGGAGGGGAGGCCCACAATGAGCACTGTGCCTCAATACACAGACCACAGGGACTTGGTCAGTTCAGGTTTAACAACTCAATGAAACTTTGCACTGACATCTGCTCCTCTGCAGTGTTTAGTGAGGGTTCTTTCAAATGCTACGAGACAAATGCAGAATTCCACCCTTTAAAAAAGTACAGAGACATTTTTCCGAACTGGCATATCCCGGCAGATCCCAGCATACAGGCCTCAGACTACTGGAAATATGTGATGGCAAAATTCAACAAGGAATTTGCCATACAGTATGGCGCACATCCTGGAGATATCCCCACTGCCTGGAAACAGATCACAAAGAAACAGGCAGAAAACAGCCTTAGAGAGTCTTTTAGCATGAATTGA